In Maridesulfovibrio sp., a single genomic region encodes these proteins:
- a CDS encoding nitrogenase component 1: protein MSSKNYTSTTNACKLCTPLGASLAFRGVEGAIPYLHGSQGCATYMRRYVISHFREPVDIASSALGEKHAIYGGGPNLKKGIINVMKKYEPKLIGIATTCLTETIGDDVPRYLHEFHEEFGDLDLPEIVSVSTPSYNGTHTDGWHGAVRSLVEQLCTEKAADDNSVNILPNMISCEDIRLLRDICDDFGIEATILPDISETLDGPALEDYVKIPNGGTPVESIKKMSGAAATIEFGRCLPAQTGGTSLESKFGVANHRIGLPMGLRESDTFYETLEAVSGTPIPARYESERGRLIDAYVDGHRYVAGKRAVVYGEEDLVTGLCAFLAEIGVDVILAGTGAKKKGLDKAIAAVTEGVARNMPEIHEGVDFFDIAERAAELKPDLLIGHSKGYRYAKAWNIPLIRVGFPIHDRFGGQRTLHIGYKGTLNLYDRIVNAVLEKKQADNPVGYGYM, encoded by the coding sequence ATGTCCAGCAAGAATTACACTTCCACCACAAATGCATGCAAGCTTTGCACCCCCCTTGGTGCATCCCTCGCCTTCCGCGGAGTGGAAGGAGCCATCCCCTACCTGCACGGTTCACAGGGCTGCGCAACTTATATGCGCCGCTACGTCATCAGTCATTTCCGCGAACCTGTTGATATCGCATCCTCGGCACTGGGAGAAAAACACGCCATCTACGGCGGCGGACCGAACCTCAAGAAGGGCATCATCAACGTGATGAAGAAATACGAGCCCAAACTCATCGGCATAGCCACCACCTGTCTTACCGAAACCATAGGTGATGACGTCCCCAGATATCTCCATGAATTCCATGAAGAATTCGGCGATCTCGATCTCCCTGAAATCGTTTCGGTATCCACCCCCAGCTACAACGGCACCCATACCGACGGCTGGCACGGCGCTGTGCGCTCTCTGGTGGAGCAGCTCTGCACCGAAAAGGCTGCCGACGATAACTCGGTCAACATTCTGCCCAACATGATATCCTGCGAAGATATCCGTCTTCTGCGCGATATCTGTGATGACTTCGGCATTGAAGCGACCATACTTCCCGATATTTCGGAAACTCTCGACGGCCCCGCGCTGGAGGATTACGTGAAAATCCCCAACGGCGGAACTCCCGTTGAATCAATCAAAAAGATGTCCGGCGCTGCAGCGACCATAGAATTCGGACGCTGCCTTCCTGCTCAGACAGGCGGCACCAGCCTGGAAAGCAAGTTCGGAGTAGCCAACCACCGCATAGGACTGCCCATGGGTCTGCGCGAATCGGACACCTTTTACGAAACTCTTGAAGCTGTTTCAGGCACCCCCATCCCCGCTCGCTATGAAAGCGAAAGAGGCAGACTCATTGATGCCTACGTTGACGGCCACAGATACGTGGCCGGAAAAAGGGCGGTGGTTTACGGCGAAGAAGACCTTGTCACCGGACTCTGCGCATTTCTGGCCGAAATAGGCGTTGATGTGATCCTGGCCGGAACCGGAGCAAAGAAAAAAGGACTGGACAAGGCCATTGCAGCTGTAACCGAAGGTGTCGCCCGCAATATGCCTGAAATCCACGAAGGCGTGGACTTCTTCGACATTGCCGAACGCGCAGCGGAACTCAAGCCCGATCTTCTTATCGGACATTCCAAAGGCTACCGCTATGCCAAGGCATGGAACATTCCGCTCATCCGGGTGGGATTCCCGATCCATGACCGTTTCGGTGGCCAGCGCACGCTCCATATCGGCTACAAAGGCACACTCAACCTTTATGACCGTATAGTAAACGCTGTGCTCGAAAAGAAGCAGGCCGACAACCCCGTCGGTTACGGATACATGTAA
- the nifE gene encoding nitrogenase iron-molybdenum cofactor biosynthesis protein NifE produces the protein MNEYILDERKAQIHRTGEGALDMACNRPSLAGAVSQRACVFCGSRVVLYPIADALHLVHGPIGCAVYTWDIRGALSSGPELHRLSFSTDLQETDVIFGGEKKLEAALDELIDRHHPKAAFVYSTCIVGIIGDDLEAVCKKMTEKKGIPVLPVQSEGFKGSKREGYLAACKALFRLVGTEDTSDVSPMSVNILGDFNLAGEIWIIREYFKKMGVEVVANITGDGRVKDIGRSHGAALNLVQCSGATLDLAKMMKEEYGKPYMRVSYLGIEDMADSLYQVADFFKDVDPDIVKRTEELVRDELSKLMPELARMRKDLEGKKVAMYVGGSFKAFSLLKAFHHLGMKVVMVGSQTGTKEDYEELANISDPGTILVDDANPLELSAFIKEKDVDVFVGGVKERPIAFKMGVGFCDHNHERKESLEGFVGMLNFAREIHASATSPVWQFAPRRAKRRK, from the coding sequence ATGAACGAATACATACTTGATGAACGTAAGGCGCAGATTCACCGCACCGGAGAAGGAGCTCTGGACATGGCATGCAACCGCCCGTCTCTCGCCGGAGCGGTCAGTCAGAGAGCATGCGTATTCTGCGGATCAAGGGTGGTTCTCTATCCCATCGCCGATGCCCTGCACCTGGTGCACGGACCTATCGGCTGCGCAGTCTATACCTGGGATATCCGCGGAGCGCTTTCCAGCGGCCCGGAACTGCACAGGCTTTCATTTTCCACCGACCTGCAGGAAACTGATGTCATTTTCGGGGGCGAAAAGAAACTCGAAGCCGCCCTCGATGAACTCATTGACCGTCATCATCCCAAGGCCGCATTTGTCTACTCCACCTGTATTGTCGGCATTATCGGCGATGACCTTGAAGCCGTATGCAAAAAAATGACGGAGAAAAAAGGCATCCCCGTACTTCCGGTTCAGTCCGAAGGATTCAAGGGCAGCAAAAGAGAAGGCTACCTCGCCGCCTGCAAGGCTCTGTTCAGACTCGTCGGAACCGAAGACACTTCGGATGTCTCCCCCATGTCAGTCAACATACTCGGCGACTTCAACCTTGCCGGCGAAATCTGGATAATTCGCGAATATTTCAAGAAGATGGGGGTTGAGGTGGTCGCCAACATTACCGGCGACGGACGTGTGAAGGATATCGGGCGCAGCCATGGGGCGGCCCTTAACCTTGTACAGTGTTCGGGTGCGACATTGGATTTGGCAAAAATGATGAAAGAGGAGTACGGAAAACCATACATGCGCGTCTCCTACCTCGGCATTGAAGACATGGCGGACTCCCTCTATCAGGTTGCTGATTTCTTCAAGGATGTCGACCCGGACATTGTCAAGAGAACAGAAGAGCTTGTACGCGATGAACTTTCCAAACTCATGCCGGAACTGGCTCGCATGCGCAAGGATCTTGAAGGCAAAAAAGTCGCTATGTATGTCGGCGGTTCCTTCAAGGCATTTTCCCTGCTCAAGGCTTTTCACCACCTGGGAATGAAAGTCGTCATGGTCGGCTCTCAGACCGGAACCAAAGAAGATTACGAGGAACTCGCAAACATATCAGACCCTGGAACCATCCTTGTTGACGATGCCAACCCGCTTGAGCTGTCTGCATTCATCAAGGAAAAAGACGTTGACGTTTTTGTCGGCGGAGTAAAAGAGCGCCCCATCGCCTTCAAGATGGGAGTCGGCTTCTGCGACCATAACCACGAACGCAAGGAATCCCTTGAAGGATTCGTGGGCATGCTCAACTTCGCCCGGGAAATTCACGCTTCGGCCACAAGCCCGGTATGGCAGTTCGCCCCGCGCAGGGCCAAACGCCGCAAGTAA
- a CDS encoding GNAT family N-acetyltransferase, translated as MSTAVTIRTARSADLAPMADLLKMLFSIESDFSADRSRQLEGLKMLLGNPRACILVADSGGEVVGMCTGQIVISTAEGGPSILVEDVVVREDFQSRGIGARLMQGLYEFAEENRATRLQLLADCENEPALKFYNKTGWDKTSMICLRKKHSL; from the coding sequence ATGTCGACCGCTGTAACCATCCGCACCGCCCGTTCCGCAGACCTTGCACCTATGGCAGACCTGCTGAAAATGCTCTTCTCGATTGAGTCGGACTTTTCGGCAGACAGGTCACGGCAGCTTGAGGGCCTGAAAATGCTGCTGGGCAACCCGCGCGCCTGTATTCTGGTTGCGGACAGCGGCGGTGAAGTGGTCGGCATGTGCACAGGGCAGATCGTCATCTCCACCGCAGAAGGGGGGCCTTCCATACTGGTGGAGGATGTTGTGGTCCGCGAGGACTTTCAGAGCAGGGGAATCGGAGCCCGGTTAATGCAGGGGCTATACGAATTCGCAGAAGAAAATAGAGCAACAAGGCTGCAGTTACTTGCAGACTGCGAAAACGAACCTGCACTGAAATTTTACAATAAAACAGGCTGGGACAAAACCAGCATGATCTGCCTTCGCAAGAAGCACAGTCTATAA
- a CDS encoding (2Fe-2S) ferredoxin domain-containing protein yields the protein MATPERMVICCQSFRAAGEPKGICHKQTDGFLQYIEEEILDRGLDALVVATSCLKQCDSGPIMVIQPDNWWFKGVDSEEAIDAILDGLEDGEPCADYLLE from the coding sequence ATGGCTACCCCGGAGAGAATGGTCATTTGTTGTCAGAGTTTTCGTGCAGCAGGAGAACCCAAAGGCATCTGTCACAAGCAGACTGATGGATTCCTGCAGTACATTGAAGAAGAAATACTTGATCGCGGCCTTGATGCCCTGGTTGTTGCCACAAGCTGTCTGAAACAGTGTGACAGCGGTCCTATCATGGTCATCCAGCCCGATAACTGGTGGTTCAAAGGTGTAGATTCCGAAGAAGCCATTGATGCTATTCTTGATGGTCTCGAAGACGGAGAACCCTGCGCCGACTACCTGCTTGAATAG
- a CDS encoding NifB/NifX family molybdenum-iron cluster-binding protein, translating into MTSSPTHNPTVHCSASVKTSPACMNLPVAPRANARIRFASDTKANAAISPMAAVTALEQLISDGKKIDCVSIAGPGDPLTVFDATYTALALVKAKFPEMALSISTVGFGGAYYVDKLAELKISHITVLVDAVDSGIAAELYSWIRPSTKTVPLAEASKILVEEQAGAIKAFKKAGLTVNISTTVYPANAGHIEEIAKTVKEYGADIMSISPFVPEEGSSFSAASDEQIESARVLAAKHIELMEPWETCGAEVEVPPSSTLPRPTRERPNVAVASTAGMDIDLHLGQAHQLLIYGRREDGLACLLETRPAPEPGGGNSRWESLADTLSDCFVLLTSSAGENPKQILESKGLRVIISEENVEGTVDVLYGGGKKGKKCKN; encoded by the coding sequence ATGACTTCTTCCCCCACACACAATCCCACTGTTCACTGCAGCGCTTCGGTAAAAACATCTCCTGCCTGCATGAATCTCCCGGTAGCTCCCAGGGCAAACGCAAGAATCCGTTTTGCCTCCGATACCAAGGCAAATGCCGCCATATCTCCGATGGCAGCGGTAACCGCCCTTGAACAGCTCATAAGCGACGGCAAAAAAATAGATTGTGTCAGCATCGCAGGCCCCGGTGATCCCCTGACCGTATTTGACGCAACATATACGGCTCTCGCGCTGGTCAAAGCCAAATTTCCTGAAATGGCCTTAAGCATCTCCACCGTAGGTTTCGGAGGAGCATATTACGTTGACAAGCTGGCCGAACTGAAAATCTCCCACATCACTGTTCTGGTGGACGCGGTCGATTCCGGAATAGCCGCAGAACTTTATTCCTGGATTCGCCCGTCAACCAAAACAGTACCCCTTGCCGAAGCCTCGAAAATACTGGTCGAGGAACAGGCCGGGGCCATCAAGGCCTTCAAAAAGGCCGGACTAACCGTGAATATCAGTACCACTGTTTATCCTGCAAATGCAGGGCACATAGAAGAGATAGCCAAAACGGTCAAAGAATACGGCGCAGACATCATGTCCATATCACCTTTCGTCCCCGAGGAAGGCAGCAGCTTTTCCGCTGCATCCGATGAGCAGATTGAGTCCGCCCGTGTACTTGCCGCAAAGCATATTGAACTCATGGAACCGTGGGAAACATGCGGGGCGGAAGTTGAAGTTCCTCCGAGCAGCACCCTGCCCCGCCCCACGAGAGAACGTCCTAACGTGGCTGTGGCCAGCACTGCAGGAATGGACATAGACCTCCATCTCGGACAGGCCCACCAGCTTCTTATCTACGGCCGCCGGGAAGACGGTCTGGCCTGCCTGCTCGAAACAAGACCCGCTCCTGAACCCGGCGGTGGAAATTCCAGATGGGAGTCTCTTGCCGATACTCTGAGCGACTGTTTCGTGCTGCTGACATCCAGTGCCGGGGAAAACCCGAAACAGATACTGGAATCAAAGGGATTAAGGGTCATCATCTCCGAAGAGAACGTGGAAGGCACTGTAGATGTGCTCTACGGCGGAGGAAAGAAAGGAAAGAAGTGCAAAAACTAA